One Clostridium estertheticum DNA segment encodes these proteins:
- a CDS encoding ABC transporter ATP-binding protein yields MNVIEIKNLTKNYGKARGITDVSFNVEQGEIFGFIGPNGAGKSTTIRTLLSLIYPTSGSATIFGKDCIEFGPEIKKEIGYLPSEVFYYDNMKVIELLKYSASFYKKDCSKRITELAEIMDLDLNKKIDDLSYGNKKKVGIVQGLLHEPKLIILDEPTSGLDPLMQQKFFDLLEQENKKGATILLSSHILSEVQRLCNRVAIIKEGKIIKVEKISTLQESNHKKFKIEVKSKIADNYFNISGVSALDIKGNMISFLFRGNINFIMKKISEIEITNLWIEEPDLEEIFMHYYTKED; encoded by the coding sequence ATGAATGTTATCGAAATAAAAAATTTGACTAAAAACTATGGTAAGGCGAGAGGAATTACTGATGTGAGTTTTAATGTTGAACAAGGAGAAATCTTTGGCTTTATTGGACCTAATGGTGCAGGTAAATCAACAACAATAAGAACACTATTATCTCTAATTTATCCGACTAGTGGTAGTGCTACAATTTTTGGTAAGGACTGCATTGAATTTGGACCTGAGATAAAGAAGGAAATAGGCTATTTACCATCAGAGGTTTTCTATTATGATAATATGAAGGTTATTGAGCTTCTAAAGTATTCAGCTAGTTTTTACAAGAAAGATTGCAGTAAGAGAATCACAGAACTAGCTGAGATAATGGATCTTGACCTTAATAAGAAAATTGATGATTTATCTTATGGTAACAAAAAGAAGGTTGGTATTGTCCAAGGACTGCTACACGAGCCTAAGCTTATTATACTCGATGAACCTACAAGTGGACTTGACCCACTTATGCAGCAGAAATTCTTTGATTTACTTGAACAAGAGAATAAGAAAGGTGCAACAATTCTACTTTCTTCACATATCTTAAGTGAGGTTCAGAGGTTATGTAATCGCGTTGCGATTATTAAAGAAGGGAAAATCATAAAGGTTGAGAAAATTAGTACGCTGCAAGAAAGTAACCATAAAAAATTTAAAATTGAAGTGAAATCTAAAATAGCAGATAATTACTTTAACATAAGTGGTGTCAGCGCTTTAGATATAAAAGGTAACATGATAAGCTTTTTATTTAGAGGCAATATTAATTTTATTATGAAAAAGATTTCAGAGATAGAAATAACAAATCTTTGGATTGAAGAGCCAGACCTTGAAGAGATATTTATGCATTACTATACAAAGGAGGACTAG
- a CDS encoding SEC-C metal-binding domain-containing protein, whose translation MSLYKEWTDMVVDYVKRRGEPAFWQEYGEVERRIYTKLLSNHKDDVKGTLGELAKHFDVSNIYFMGFTDGINDSLLEPIELEKTEAGTEVDFKIDFEKLYFNMLDAKADYLYELPQWEGIFSKEKRKEIQRTYKDSKTVVNADKVGRNDLCPCGSGNKYKKCCGK comes from the coding sequence ATGAGTTTATATAAAGAATGGACAGACATGGTGGTTGATTATGTTAAACGTAGAGGAGAGCCTGCGTTTTGGCAAGAATACGGAGAAGTTGAAAGGCGTATTTACACTAAATTATTATCAAACCATAAAGATGATGTAAAAGGTACATTAGGAGAGCTTGCAAAGCACTTTGATGTGTCTAACATATATTTTATGGGCTTTACTGATGGAATAAACGATAGTCTTTTAGAACCAATAGAACTAGAAAAAACTGAAGCGGGCACTGAGGTAGATTTTAAAATAGACTTTGAAAAACTTTATTTTAATATGCTAGACGCAAAAGCAGATTATCTATATGAGCTACCACAATGGGAAGGGATTTTTTCTAAAGAAAAAAGAAAAGAAATTCAAAGAACTTATAAAGATTCCAAAACAGTAGTTAATGCTGATAAAGTTGGAAGAAATGATTTATGCCCTTGCGGAAGTGGAAATAAATATAAAAAATGTTGTGGAAAATAA
- a CDS encoding serine hydrolase domain-containing protein — MNQRKKIGLEKIINSSYNNTTGIIVLKNGKKLYENYFNEYIAANAVHVASVTKSIFSALIGIAIENGHIKSIDQKVLDFFPDYLIPIGEKTIQSITIKNMLTMTAPYKYKLEPYEKFFTSDNWIKAALDLLGGKGQVGQFMYSAIIGVHILSGVLVKATGQSVFDFATENLFSPLEIHVGHNVMLNNKEEHLAFFKDKNVSGWAADPQGVNTAGWGLTLTPMDMAKIGQLYLDGGIWKDKQIIPAWWIDESTKEHSRWGKLSYGYLWWIIDDKEHIYAALGDGGNVIYVNTKKKMVVSIASLFMPRAKDRIKLIKEYIEPMFENCV; from the coding sequence ATGAATCAAAGAAAAAAGATAGGGTTGGAAAAGATAATAAACAGTAGTTATAACAACACTACGGGCATAATTGTACTGAAAAACGGTAAAAAACTATATGAAAACTACTTTAATGAATATATAGCTGCTAACGCCGTTCATGTAGCATCGGTAACAAAAAGTATTTTTTCTGCATTGATTGGTATCGCCATAGAGAATGGGCATATCAAAAGTATAGACCAGAAAGTATTGGACTTTTTCCCAGATTATTTGATTCCCATTGGCGAAAAAACAATACAAAGCATCACCATTAAGAATATGCTCACTATGACAGCCCCGTATAAATATAAATTGGAACCATACGAGAAGTTTTTTACAAGCGATAACTGGATAAAAGCTGCACTGGATTTACTAGGAGGTAAAGGGCAGGTGGGACAATTTATGTATTCTGCTATCATAGGAGTACACATTCTGTCGGGCGTTCTTGTAAAAGCAACAGGACAATCAGTCTTTGATTTTGCAACAGAAAATTTATTCTCCCCATTGGAAATTCATGTTGGACACAATGTGATGTTAAACAATAAAGAAGAACATCTTGCTTTTTTCAAAGATAAAAATGTTAGCGGTTGGGCTGCCGACCCTCAGGGTGTAAATACAGCAGGCTGGGGTCTTACCTTGACCCCTATGGATATGGCAAAAATAGGTCAGTTGTACTTAGACGGCGGAATATGGAAGGATAAACAAATTATACCGGCATGGTGGATAGATGAGAGTACAAAAGAACATAGCCGATGGGGCAAGCTGTCGTATGGCTATCTGTGGTGGATTATTGATGATAAAGAACATATCTATGCAGCTTTGGGAGATGGAGGAAATGTGATTTATGTCAATACAAAGAAAAAAATGGTAGTTTCTATTGCTTCTCTTTTTATGCCACGTGCT
- a CDS encoding GyrI-like domain-containing protein: MSEQKSQEEYIRRIHKVQDYIGHHIGQPLSIEELSNAAGFSKYHFSRIFQGMLHESLAHYVNRIRMENALFLLAHRNDKNMTDIAYELGYTDSAVFSRAFKNYYGTSPREYRKEYSKNCKDSFLLSEYNKNTAKKEWAGNPFPVTVKITITNLEEKQVAYVRHTGTYETLAKEYVNLIQTLFAYAKKQHLIVDGENWWLAMYHDNPEFGEESQFRTSLCLTVPKDIRIQEDGILGVMKLEGGLYAVGHFRIQQEQYSDAWNYMYQEWITGSGYVPRNYCPFEVYRNDVHADESHIHELDIYVPIEPIHF; the protein is encoded by the coding sequence ATGTCAGAACAGAAGTCTCAGGAAGAGTACATACGAAGAATTCATAAAGTGCAGGATTACATTGGGCATCATATAGGACAGCCCCTGTCCATTGAGGAGCTTTCCAATGCCGCCGGGTTTTCCAAATATCATTTCAGCCGGATATTTCAGGGCATGTTACATGAGTCCTTAGCCCATTATGTGAACAGGATTCGCATGGAGAATGCACTTTTTTTGCTGGCACACCGGAACGATAAAAATATGACGGACATTGCCTATGAACTGGGCTATACGGATTCAGCCGTATTCTCCCGGGCTTTTAAGAATTATTATGGCACTAGTCCAAGAGAATACCGGAAGGAATATAGCAAGAATTGCAAAGATTCTTTTTTATTGTCTGAGTATAATAAGAACACAGCAAAGAAAGAATGGGCAGGCAATCCCTTTCCCGTGACCGTGAAGATTACCATAACAAATCTGGAGGAAAAACAGGTGGCTTATGTGAGACATACAGGTACATATGAGACATTAGCGAAAGAGTATGTCAATCTGATCCAGACGTTATTTGCTTATGCAAAGAAGCAGCACCTTATTGTGGATGGTGAGAACTGGTGGCTTGCTATGTATCATGACAATCCGGAATTTGGAGAGGAGAGCCAGTTCCGTACCAGTCTGTGTCTAACGGTGCCAAAGGATATTCGGATTCAGGAAGACGGAATTCTTGGAGTGATGAAATTAGAAGGCGGTCTGTATGCGGTGGGACATTTTCGGATTCAGCAGGAACAGTACAGTGATGCCTGGAATTACATGTATCAGGAGTGGATCACGGGCAGTGGTTATGTTCCTAGAAACTACTGTCCATTTGAAGTGTATCGCAACGATGTGCATGCCGATGAGAGTCATATCCATGAGTTGGACATCTACGTTCCCATTGAGCCCATTCATTTCTAA
- a CDS encoding excinuclease ABC subunit UvrA, translated as MEEIKIQGARIHNLKNINITIPKQQLVVITGISGSGKSSLAFDIIFEEGKNQYLKSIGILAGLDNEDRFDMMEGIGPTVAVHQNTIRQSNPRSTVGTKTGILNQLALVYASDGKALEESEHLSPGSFLYTTVDGMCLSCQGRGSYYNINLEQLIPDKTTSLLEVYESLQVTAGFLRILKKKYGMYFETPFWELPEDIRGQVVYGTYENGKQSYCLERILRNAYEKGEDVEEVYAKTICPDCHGQRIGREAREVVLHRKQIGELGQMTLSALLYFLNEIPAEELSQFGKNVVKNVKEKLKHLIQFRLGHLTLYREMASLSGGEVQRTFLHLHLESRLDSLIYVFDEPMAGLHPSEKQSMILGVKNLRDLGNTVIVVEHDKEMISHADHIIEIGPKAGVEGGTVVYQGDYGEYEKADTLLSQYLSGKCLMRSRTIRKHTFVKKDCLILEHAHTHYLKDLTVVFPLHVMVGIAGLSGSGKSSLIEATLLKRLASARKYGHAKGIAGVERISGFAKISQEPIGRSVNSTPASYIGIWDKIRELFAKQAEAKIRNMSAGHFSFHSKGACQGCGGSGNERIFLTFDFSVDKLCQVCHGKRFNEESLSVDYNGKTIADVLAMSISEAISFFSDQNSIVKPLCILEQTGMGYLTLGQPSSSLSGGEAQRVKLAKELGRQLKGNMLYVLDEPTTGLSLYDTALLLQLLNQLVVSGNSVIVIEHNVEVLKNCDYVIELGPEGGDKGGEIIAKGTPQQLRDNPNSKTGRYLA; from the coding sequence ATGGAAGAAATCAAGATTCAAGGAGCACGAATACATAATCTGAAAAATATCAATATAACGATTCCCAAGCAGCAACTGGTGGTCATTACAGGAATCAGTGGTTCCGGTAAATCCAGTCTTGCATTTGATATTATATTTGAAGAAGGCAAGAACCAGTATCTAAAGTCCATTGGCATTCTGGCTGGACTTGATAATGAGGACCGGTTCGATATGATGGAAGGCATCGGCCCAACGGTGGCGGTACACCAGAATACAATCCGGCAGAGCAACCCCCGTTCTACAGTTGGCACAAAGACCGGAATTCTAAACCAACTGGCTCTTGTTTATGCCAGTGATGGAAAAGCTTTAGAGGAGAGTGAACATCTCTCCCCAGGCAGTTTTCTCTATACAACGGTTGATGGTATGTGTCTTAGCTGTCAGGGTAGAGGTTCTTATTATAATATCAATCTGGAGCAGTTGATTCCAGATAAAACAACATCCCTTTTGGAGGTCTATGAGAGCCTGCAGGTAACAGCAGGTTTCTTACGAATTCTAAAGAAGAAATACGGTATGTATTTTGAGACTCCATTCTGGGAACTTCCAGAAGATATTCGAGGCCAAGTGGTCTATGGAACCTATGAAAATGGAAAACAAAGCTACTGTTTAGAACGGATACTAAGAAATGCTTATGAAAAGGGCGAGGATGTGGAAGAAGTCTATGCGAAGACCATTTGTCCAGATTGTCATGGACAGCGAATCGGTCGAGAAGCAAGAGAAGTTGTTCTTCATAGAAAGCAGATTGGTGAGCTGGGACAGATGACACTGTCTGCTCTTCTTTATTTCTTGAATGAAATACCAGCGGAAGAACTATCTCAGTTTGGCAAGAACGTGGTAAAGAATGTGAAGGAGAAATTAAAGCATCTGATCCAGTTTCGCTTAGGTCATCTGACTCTTTACCGTGAGATGGCTTCCTTAAGTGGTGGCGAGGTACAGCGCACTTTTCTCCATCTCCATCTAGAGTCTAGACTGGATTCCCTGATTTATGTCTTTGATGAACCGATGGCAGGATTACATCCATCGGAGAAGCAAAGCATGATCCTAGGGGTAAAGAACTTAAGAGACCTTGGGAATACAGTAATTGTAGTGGAGCATGATAAAGAGATGATTAGTCATGCCGACCATATTATCGAGATTGGCCCTAAGGCAGGTGTAGAAGGAGGAACAGTGGTCTATCAGGGGGATTATGGAGAATACGAAAAGGCGGATACTCTGCTTAGTCAGTATCTTTCTGGCAAATGTTTGATGCGGTCACGGACGATCAGGAAGCATACCTTTGTTAAAAAGGACTGTCTTATCTTGGAACATGCCCATACCCATTATTTAAAGGACTTAACAGTAGTATTTCCACTTCATGTCATGGTTGGTATTGCTGGATTATCCGGAAGTGGTAAGAGTTCTCTGATTGAGGCGACGCTTTTGAAACGTCTTGCCAGTGCCAGAAAATATGGTCATGCAAAGGGTATAGCAGGAGTAGAACGGATTAGTGGTTTTGCAAAGATATCTCAGGAGCCGATTGGAAGAAGTGTCAATTCTACGCCTGCCTCTTATATTGGTATCTGGGATAAAATCCGAGAACTTTTTGCCAAACAGGCGGAGGCAAAAATAAGAAACATGAGTGCCGGACATTTTTCGTTTCATTCGAAAGGGGCATGTCAAGGCTGTGGCGGTAGTGGTAATGAAAGGATCTTTCTGACCTTTGATTTTTCCGTAGATAAGCTTTGCCAGGTGTGTCATGGTAAGCGGTTTAATGAAGAAAGCCTTTCCGTAGATTATAACGGAAAAACCATTGCCGATGTATTGGCGATGAGTATTTCCGAAGCCATTTCATTCTTTTCAGATCAAAATAGCATTGTGAAACCACTGTGTATCTTAGAGCAGACGGGCATGGGGTACTTAACGCTTGGCCAGCCATCGTCTTCTTTAAGTGGTGGTGAGGCACAGAGAGTGAAGCTTGCCAAAGAGCTGGGACGGCAGTTAAAGGGCAATATGCTCTATGTGTTAGATGAGCCAACCACCGGACTTAGCTTATATGATACAGCATTGCTACTACAGCTATTAAATCAACTGGTTGTCAGCGGCAATTCGGTGATTGTCATTGAACACAATGTAGAGGTTTTAAAGAACTGTGATTATGTCATTGAACTTGGTCCGGAAGGTGGGGACAAGGGTGGTGAGATCATTGCAAAAGGAACACCGCAGCAACTGAGAGACAATCCCAATTCCAAGACAGGGAGGTATCTTGCATGA
- a CDS encoding GNAT family N-acetyltransferase, protein MEFKKLDNQYLDACVNIAAGRYSEEQKAVPALYFKDYEKEIYKSVKHIFDNDTGIMAFEKGELAGYLSFGEIWEEHDNLIKGISSPLCGYGISKGYDRGKIASLLFQHASEILCKKGVGIYNITVYAHDIDVITSYVLNNFGILCTDAIRIIELPICAEPIGKYTYEELSAEEIDNKADCLLEMWHKLVEHLRMSPTYYPGEEFTDSAFLDYIHEEGTRVFVAKEQKNIIGMIDVSKDGNNFVTREEDTMNVGDLYLKPLFRGQNITQELLLYVSNTLKKEGVKRLWVEHGTTNPTAQHFWGKYFNRFTYTLTRKIDERILTK, encoded by the coding sequence ATGGAGTTTAAAAAATTAGACAATCAATACTTAGATGCTTGTGTAAATATTGCAGCGGGTCGATATAGTGAGGAACAGAAGGCAGTACCTGCATTATATTTTAAGGATTATGAAAAAGAAATTTATAAGTCTGTAAAACATATTTTTGACAATGATACTGGTATAATGGCTTTTGAAAAAGGTGAATTAGCAGGGTATTTATCTTTTGGTGAGATTTGGGAAGAACATGATAATCTAATAAAAGGAATATCTTCACCATTGTGTGGTTATGGTATTAGTAAAGGGTATGACAGAGGCAAAATTGCTTCTTTATTATTTCAACATGCTTCAGAGATACTGTGCAAAAAAGGTGTGGGAATTTATAATATTACTGTTTACGCCCATGATATTGATGTAATAACCTCCTATGTACTAAATAATTTTGGAATTTTATGTACGGATGCCATTCGTATAATTGAATTACCAATATGTGCAGAACCCATTGGGAAATATACTTATGAAGAACTGTCTGCCGAAGAAATTGATAACAAAGCGGATTGTCTTTTGGAAATGTGGCATAAATTGGTGGAACATTTGCGTATGAGTCCTACCTATTATCCGGGTGAAGAGTTTACAGACAGTGCATTTTTAGATTATATACATGAAGAAGGTACCCGAGTTTTTGTAGCAAAAGAGCAGAAAAATATCATTGGGATGATAGATGTATCTAAAGATGGTAATAACTTTGTAACAAGGGAAGAAGATACTATGAATGTTGGTGATTTATACCTTAAACCTCTTTTTCGAGGACAAAACATTACTCAAGAATTGCTGTTATATGTAAGCAATACACTCAAAAAAGAAGGCGTGAAAAGATTATGGGTAGAACATGGCACAACTAATCCTACAGCACAACACTTTTGGGGCAAGTATTTTAATCGGTTTACGTATACACTTACTAGAAAAATTGATGAGAGAATATTAACAAAATAA
- a CDS encoding ABC transporter permease subunit, which translates to MNIFIIEMRAHRKGLIIWAFGILFMVAAGMGKFVALSSSGQSMNDLLAQMPKSMLAMMGIGTLDLSKASGYYGVLFLYLVLMATIHAAMLGADIISKEERDKTAEFLLAKPISRNKVITSKLLAATMNILIFNIITLVSSIVIVGKYSKGEAVSADIVILMIGMLIMQLMFMLIGTAIAAVSKNPKTATSISTAVILTTFILSIAIDINGKLGNLKYLTPFKYYEAKNLMNGGGFQWSFVILSIIIISAMLCITYTFYKKRDLSI; encoded by the coding sequence ATGAATATATTTATTATAGAAATGAGGGCTCATAGAAAAGGCCTTATTATATGGGCTTTTGGCATACTATTTATGGTTGCAGCTGGTATGGGTAAATTTGTTGCATTATCATCCTCAGGTCAATCTATGAATGATCTATTGGCGCAAATGCCAAAATCTATGCTAGCTATGATGGGTATAGGTACTTTAGATTTGTCAAAGGCTAGTGGTTATTATGGAGTGCTGTTTTTATACCTGGTGCTTATGGCAACAATTCATGCTGCTATGCTGGGAGCTGACATAATTTCAAAGGAAGAAAGGGATAAAACTGCAGAGTTTTTACTGGCAAAACCTATTTCAAGAAATAAAGTCATAACATCAAAACTGTTGGCTGCCACAATGAATATTTTAATATTTAATATTATAACTTTGGTTTCTTCAATAGTTATAGTGGGAAAATACAGCAAAGGGGAAGCAGTAAGTGCAGATATAGTAATCTTAATGATTGGGATGCTTATTATGCAGCTTATGTTTATGCTTATTGGCACAGCCATAGCCGCCGTGAGTAAAAATCCGAAGACGGCTACATCCATTTCTACTGCGGTGATATTAACCACGTTTATACTATCTATAGCAATAGATATAAATGGTAAGCTTGGAAACCTTAAATATCTTACGCCATTCAAATATTATGAAGCTAAAAATTTAATGAATGGTGGTGGCTTTCAATGGAGCTTTGTAATATTATCAATTATAATTATTTCAGCGATGCTGTGCATTACATATACTTTTTATAAAAAAAGGGATTTGAGTATATAG
- a CDS encoding TetR/AcrR family transcriptional regulator, producing the protein MYQIFYKLDEEKQNRIINAGTNIFSVNDYKCASTDDIAAEAKIAKGSLFHYFKNKKSLFIFLYEYAMKIFEKKVYEKFNFDETDYFKMLRQSLNFTRDLLDKHPYLYKFVIKASYEKMPGIVESIKEVNKKIEEKMYKQMFEKIDLSKFKDGTDIEKLNKMISWCSEGIWNEGVKNHSSVSEMFEQALEIYDFYKNAVYKEEFL; encoded by the coding sequence ATGTATCAGATTTTTTATAAATTGGACGAGGAAAAACAAAATAGAATTATTAATGCAGGGACGAATATATTTTCTGTAAATGACTATAAATGTGCATCAACAGACGATATTGCAGCAGAAGCAAAAATTGCTAAAGGTTCGCTATTTCATTATTTTAAGAACAAAAAGTCATTATTTATTTTTTTATATGAATATGCTATGAAAATTTTTGAAAAAAAAGTATACGAGAAGTTTAATTTTGATGAGACAGATTATTTTAAAATGCTTCGCCAAAGTCTGAATTTTACAAGGGATCTTTTAGATAAACATCCCTATTTGTACAAATTTGTTATCAAGGCAAGTTACGAGAAAATGCCTGGGATTGTTGAATCTATTAAAGAAGTCAATAAAAAAATAGAAGAAAAAATGTATAAGCAAATGTTTGAGAAAATCGATTTAAGTAAGTTCAAAGATGGCACGGATATTGAAAAATTGAATAAAATGATTTCATGGTGTTCGGAAGGAATCTGGAACGAAGGTGTTAAAAATCATTCAAGTGTGAGCGAAATGTTTGAACAAGCACTTGAGATTTATGATTTTTATAAAAATGCAGTATACAAGGAGGAATTTCTATAA
- a CDS encoding ABC transporter permease subunit: MNMFLHELKAYRKSTIIWTVSLSVLVVFFLSMYPTFSKDVEAFKKIMEGFPEPVRKALGLSVDSMSSILGFYSYTFLYLTLCGAIQAMNLGTSIVSKEVREKTADFLLTKPVTRSKVMTSKLLAALTCLIITNAIYLVVASIMASIVKTSNYSYKIFFMLSITLFFIQLIFLSLGVIISVVASKIKSVLPISLGTVFTFFIIGMFSSSTGDAAIRYITPFKYFDTSYIMKNSNYEVSFIVIEIVFIILAISASYFVYSKKDVHAV; the protein is encoded by the coding sequence ATGAATATGTTTTTACACGAATTGAAGGCTTATAGAAAATCCACTATTATTTGGACAGTTTCCTTGAGTGTGCTTGTTGTGTTTTTCTTGTCAATGTATCCTACTTTTTCGAAGGACGTTGAAGCATTTAAAAAAATAATGGAAGGATTTCCAGAACCAGTAAGAAAAGCATTGGGACTCTCTGTGGATAGCATGTCCTCTATTTTAGGCTTTTACTCTTATACATTTTTATATTTAACACTTTGTGGTGCAATTCAAGCTATGAATCTAGGTACATCAATTGTATCAAAGGAAGTACGGGAAAAAACAGCAGACTTCCTTTTAACGAAACCAGTTACTCGCAGCAAGGTTATGACATCAAAGCTTTTAGCTGCATTAACCTGCCTAATAATTACTAATGCAATTTATCTAGTAGTTGCTAGCATTATGGCATCAATTGTAAAAACAAGTAATTATAGTTACAAAATATTCTTTATGCTTTCTATTACACTATTTTTCATCCAGCTTATCTTTTTATCCCTGGGAGTTATAATTTCTGTGGTGGCTTCCAAGATAAAATCTGTGCTACCTATTTCCCTTGGAACGGTATTTACATTTTTTATTATTGGGATGTTTTCATCTAGTACAGGGGACGCTGCTATACGTTATATTACGCCCTTTAAGTATTTTGACACAAGCTATATTATGAAAAATTCTAATTACGAGGTTTCATTTATTGTAATAGAAATAGTGTTTATTATTTTAGCAATCTCTGCTAGTTACTTTGTGTATTCTAAAAAGGATGTCCACGCAGTTTAA
- a CDS encoding effector binding domain-containing protein, with amino-acid sequence MNYRKDFEKCLEYIEMNITNTLNPTILSVHIRYSLFHFCRLFQIYKGISPMEYIRKRRLELSLIDIMNKEKIIDIALKYGFETPSGYTKAFRKEYGTTPKKYALKMDGYNYRQPLNEVAQYIEQPKIKEISAFRIAGYGLKIDIAGFEYTDKLIAYWNDFEKFSYEERMYEILNPLKHGELGITIPNSLDSGKMMYLCGVMVEGGIDIPKNMSSFVIPEGQYAVFTTPPVDMRNQDDNFAKMIKMTWNYIFSEWFLNCNYIFDESRYDFEFYDERCHYLENSTMDIYIPIKIAI; translated from the coding sequence ATGAATTACAGAAAAGATTTTGAAAAATGTTTAGAGTATATAGAAATGAATATAACAAATACTTTGAATCCAACTATTTTGTCAGTGCACATTAGATACTCTCTTTTTCATTTTTGTCGGTTATTTCAAATTTATAAAGGGATTTCTCCTATGGAATATATCCGAAAAAGGAGATTAGAGCTGTCATTAATAGATATTATGAATAAAGAAAAGATAATTGATATAGCACTAAAATATGGGTTTGAAACTCCAAGCGGATATACAAAGGCATTTCGAAAAGAATATGGTACAACGCCCAAAAAATATGCTTTAAAAATGGATGGGTATAATTATAGACAACCATTAAATGAGGTAGCGCAGTACATTGAACAACCTAAGATAAAAGAAATATCCGCTTTTAGAATTGCTGGATATGGGTTAAAAATAGATATAGCAGGATTTGAATATACGGATAAATTAATAGCATATTGGAATGATTTTGAAAAATTTTCGTATGAAGAGAGAATGTATGAAATATTGAATCCGTTAAAGCATGGGGAATTAGGAATTACTATACCTAATTCTCTCGATAGCGGGAAAATGATGTATCTTTGTGGTGTTATGGTTGAAGGTGGAATAGATATACCCAAGAACATGAGTTCATTTGTAATACCAGAGGGACAATATGCAGTGTTTACTACTCCTCCTGTAGATATGAGGAATCAAGATGATAACTTTGCAAAAATGATAAAAATGACTTGGAACTATATTTTTAGTGAGTGGTTTTTAAACTGTAATTATATTTTTGATGAGTCAAGATATGATTTTGAGTTTTATGATGAACGCTGCCATTATTTAGAGAATTCAACTATGGATATTTATATACCAATTAAAATAGCAATCTAG
- the rlmH gene encoding 23S rRNA (pseudouridine(1915)-N(3))-methyltransferase RlmH, with amino-acid sequence MNITIICVGKIKEKYLKSAIDEYTKRLSRYCKLSIVELSDEKTPDNASEKEEIIIKEKEGESILKSIKDNMFVIALELKGNMLSSEELSSYIMDLGIRGESNIAFVIGGSLGLSKAVLERSNYKLCFSKMTFPHQLFRVMLLEQVYRGFRIISGEPYHK; translated from the coding sequence ATGAACATAACTATTATTTGTGTAGGAAAAATAAAAGAGAAATATTTAAAAAGTGCTATAGATGAATATACAAAAAGACTATCTAGATACTGCAAACTGAGCATTGTTGAATTAAGTGATGAGAAAACTCCAGATAATGCCTCGGAAAAAGAAGAGATCATAATAAAAGAAAAAGAAGGAGAGTCAATTTTAAAAAGCATAAAGGATAATATGTTCGTAATTGCCCTAGAGCTAAAGGGGAATATGCTGTCCTCAGAGGAGCTGTCAAGCTACATAATGGACTTAGGAATAAGGGGAGAGAGTAATATAGCTTTTGTCATTGGGGGTTCACTAGGGTTATCTAAGGCTGTTTTAGAAAGATCCAATTATAAATTATGCTTTTCAAAGATGACTTTTCCACATCAATTATTTAGAGTTATGCTACTGGAACAGGTTTATAGAGGGTTTAGAATAATAAGTGGAGAACCGTACCATAAATAA